The Mucilaginibacter mallensis genome has a segment encoding these proteins:
- a CDS encoding DPP IV N-terminal domain-containing protein, with protein MNRFYPHLNKVKRYSAIAICLLGTLLLSQSAKAQYFGQNKVRYKNLKFKVYRTPHFEIYYYLKNDSMIKRFAQESELWYTVHQQVFRDTFKKPNPIILYANHPDFQQTTAIDGEIDVGTGGVTEGLKNRIVMPVMETNQTTRHVIGHEMVHAFQYHLLEGRDSTNLDNITNLPSWMVEGMAEYLSLGKKDSYTAMWMRDAYLNHDIPTIKDLTETNKYFPYRYGEAFWSFIGSTYGDTIVVPFFKNTAKFGLEYGIRRTFGYNDKTLSNLWKNSIEATYRPFLKDTVQKPVGRQIISDKNSGKMNLAPAVSPDGKYLAFLSEKNLFTIDLYLADAKTGTIIRKLTSKVSSNHVDEFNFIESAGAWSPDSKEFAFSVFNKGRNRMLVVEIPSGRVVQDISMEKAEQFSNLSWSPDGKSIVFQGLSEGQGDLYLYHFDTKQITQLTNDKYSDYQPSFSRDGKKIVFASDRTTYDKSLGQDITFNLAELDLATGKITDIKVFNGANNLNPQYSSDGTQIYFLSNQDGFRNMYRYTLSDGKLEQMTNLFTGISGITEYSPALSISNNNDIVYSYYRAQKYSLYNAKASDFTGKQVDSTYINTDAGLLPPARAVGVNLINANLNNFLAYPRIPTDSVHTVPYKPMFKLDYLASSGVGVGVSSFGTGLASGIQGVFSDILGRNQIYAGAAVNGEIYDFGAQVIYIKQTGRWNFGFGLSHIPYQYANYSNINTTYTNGTKTIPAINERYDLIRVFEDQASVFTSYPFSRKTRLEFGAGASRYYYRVDRYNTLYDTLGHFLTSNHSHISNSAYNADPDNSTTGAQLVPFTLYQLNTSIIGDNSFFGVAAPLSGYRYRIEAEYNVGTYKFFDPTIDLRGYLRASPVTFAARLYGYARLGDANGLYPLYVGYPFLIRGYEAQTFYNGTSKPSNGFTIDQLSGSRIAVASFEVRLPFTGPEKLAQIKSKFFFSDLNAFFDAGLAWNHGDQIDLGRTTPSIIGTDAQGGPIQRVPALSAGISLRVNVFGAFILEPYLAVPFNRDDVSKPVFGLGFTPGW; from the coding sequence ATGAATAGATTTTACCCTCACTTAAATAAAGTAAAAAGATATTCAGCAATAGCCATTTGCTTACTAGGTACCCTATTATTGAGCCAGAGCGCTAAAGCACAATATTTCGGGCAAAACAAGGTGCGGTATAAGAATCTTAAGTTCAAGGTTTACCGCACCCCACACTTTGAGATCTACTATTACCTGAAAAATGATAGCATGATCAAACGCTTCGCACAGGAAAGTGAGCTTTGGTATACTGTGCATCAACAGGTTTTTAGGGATACTTTTAAAAAGCCCAACCCAATTATCCTGTATGCCAATCATCCTGATTTTCAGCAAACAACAGCCATTGATGGTGAGATTGATGTAGGTACGGGTGGTGTTACCGAAGGTTTAAAGAACCGCATAGTAATGCCGGTTATGGAAACCAACCAAACCACAAGGCACGTTATCGGGCACGAAATGGTGCATGCCTTCCAATATCATTTATTGGAAGGGCGGGATTCTACCAATCTTGATAACATCACCAATTTACCCTCGTGGATGGTGGAGGGTATGGCAGAATACCTTTCATTAGGTAAAAAAGACTCTTACACCGCCATGTGGATGCGTGATGCCTATTTAAATCATGATATCCCTACCATAAAGGATCTTACTGAAACCAATAAATACTTCCCATACCGTTATGGCGAAGCTTTCTGGTCGTTCATAGGTTCAACTTATGGCGATACGATTGTTGTGCCCTTCTTTAAAAACACAGCCAAATTCGGACTGGAATATGGTATCAGACGCACGTTTGGGTATAATGATAAAACCCTATCGAACTTATGGAAAAACTCCATTGAGGCAACATACCGGCCATTTTTAAAAGATACTGTGCAAAAGCCAGTTGGGCGTCAGATCATCAGTGATAAAAATTCAGGGAAAATGAACCTTGCCCCTGCTGTCAGTCCTGATGGCAAATACCTGGCATTTCTATCAGAGAAAAATCTATTCACCATTGATCTTTATCTGGCGGATGCCAAAACAGGAACCATAATACGAAAACTCACGAGCAAGGTCTCCAGCAACCATGTTGATGAATTTAATTTTATCGAATCAGCTGGAGCATGGTCGCCGGATAGCAAGGAATTTGCCTTTAGTGTTTTCAATAAGGGGCGCAACCGTATGCTGGTTGTGGAAATACCGAGCGGACGTGTAGTACAGGATATTTCAATGGAGAAAGCTGAGCAGTTTAGTAACCTATCATGGTCGCCGGATGGCAAAAGCATCGTTTTTCAAGGATTATCTGAAGGGCAGGGCGATCTATATCTGTATCATTTTGATACTAAACAAATAACACAGCTTACCAATGATAAATATTCCGATTACCAGCCAAGTTTCTCGCGCGATGGTAAAAAGATAGTTTTTGCAAGCGATAGGACAACCTATGACAAGTCGCTAGGCCAGGATATCACTTTTAACTTAGCCGAGCTTGATCTGGCTACCGGAAAAATAACTGATATTAAAGTATTTAACGGTGCAAACAATTTAAATCCGCAATACTCGTCAGACGGTACGCAGATCTACTTTTTATCAAACCAGGATGGCTTTCGTAACATGTACCGCTATACTTTAAGTGACGGGAAGCTTGAACAGATGACCAATTTGTTTACTGGTATAAGCGGTATTACAGAGTACTCCCCTGCTTTAAGTATATCCAACAACAATGACATCGTGTACTCGTACTATCGTGCTCAAAAATATTCGCTTTACAATGCCAAAGCGAGTGACTTTACCGGCAAGCAGGTTGATAGTACCTATATCAATACCGATGCAGGCTTACTGCCGCCTGCACGTGCTGTGGGCGTAAATCTTATCAACGCTAATTTAAACAACTTCCTGGCCTATCCACGTATCCCGACCGATTCAGTGCATACGGTGCCTTATAAGCCAATGTTCAAGCTTGATTATTTGGCAAGCAGTGGCGTTGGTGTGGGTGTAAGCTCATTTGGTACAGGCTTGGCAAGCGGCATACAAGGTGTGTTCAGCGATATATTAGGCCGCAACCAGATCTATGCCGGGGCAGCTGTAAATGGCGAAATTTATGACTTTGGTGCACAGGTAATATATATTAAACAAACCGGCCGCTGGAATTTCGGATTCGGCTTGTCACATATTCCTTATCAGTATGCAAACTACAGCAATATAAACACAACCTATACTAATGGCACAAAAACTATACCCGCCATTAATGAAAGGTATGACCTGATCCGTGTTTTTGAAGATCAGGCAAGCGTGTTTACCTCCTATCCTTTTTCAAGAAAAACACGGTTAGAATTTGGCGCCGGTGCTTCAAGATATTATTACCGGGTCGATAGGTATAATACGCTATACGATACCTTGGGCCATTTCCTTACTTCTAATCATTCTCATATATCCAACTCAGCCTATAACGCTGATCCTGATAATAGCACCACGGGTGCACAGCTTGTGCCTTTTACGCTTTATCAATTAAACACCTCAATAATTGGCGACAATTCATTTTTTGGCGTAGCTGCGCCACTTAGTGGCTATCGCTATCGTATCGAGGCTGAATATAATGTGGGTACCTATAAGTTCTTCGATCCTACTATTGATCTGAGAGGATATTTGCGCGCCTCACCGGTAACCTTTGCAGCCAGGCTATATGGTTATGCCCGTTTGGGTGATGCTAATGGACTTTATCCGTTATATGTAGGCTATCCGTTTTTAATACGTGGTTATGAAGCGCAAACTTTTTATAATGGAACCAGCAAACCCAGTAATGGCTTTACTATCGATCAGCTATCTGGCAGCCGCATAGCAGTAGCAAGCTTTGAGGTTAGGCTGCCTTTTACCGGACCTGAAAAATTAGCGCAGATAAAATCTAAATTCTTTTTTTCTGATCTGAACGCATTTTTTGATGCCGGTTTAGCCTGGAATCATGGCGATCAGATAGATTTGGGGAGAACCACACCAAGCATTATCGGTACTGATGCACAGGGTGGCCCTATTCAACGTGTACCTGCACTGAGCGCAGGTATATCGTTAAGA
- a CDS encoding vanadium-dependent haloperoxidase: protein MKKILLFIILIGATLFLFKSASAAGTQPDAVVSWNLITVKATKTAGLNSNLGSRIEAIEAIAVYDAVNSVKHIGTPYHYYVAVKGKASLQATVIYAAHAVLVNYFPTQKPALDSALDSSIKAITDGPVGSAQSVGEASAADIIALRANDGSSPLTTYAGPASPGVGQYRPTPGKFAPGIDVEWGNVKPFILKSSKQFLPEAPPAIGSDEYKKALAEVKDIGEIKSTTRTEDQTHIAQFYKQDAELTVNEGARLLAINNGTSLEKNALIFVLVDIAEADARIEVWGGKYGYLFWRPVTALNADSTGTVKSYAKWTPLINTPAHPSYPSGHSATIAAGYDVLKAFYGDNNKLELHTTTAGEPTRLVESLSKVEWENGYSRIYGGIHYPFENTAAQNIGHKIAAYTLTNGPKLIKD from the coding sequence ATGAAAAAAATACTACTATTTATTATCCTCATTGGCGCTACATTATTCTTATTTAAGAGCGCTTCAGCTGCGGGTACGCAGCCTGATGCTGTAGTTAGCTGGAACCTAATAACCGTTAAAGCCACAAAAACAGCAGGCTTAAACAGCAATCTTGGCAGCAGGATAGAAGCTATTGAAGCTATAGCGGTTTATGATGCTGTAAATTCCGTTAAGCATATCGGCACACCATATCATTATTACGTGGCGGTTAAGGGTAAGGCATCGTTACAGGCAACTGTTATATATGCTGCGCATGCGGTATTAGTTAATTATTTCCCGACTCAAAAGCCTGCGCTTGATTCCGCATTGGATAGCAGTATTAAGGCGATCACTGATGGCCCGGTTGGCAGTGCGCAATCAGTTGGCGAAGCATCGGCGGCGGATATTATTGCATTGCGGGCAAATGATGGCTCAAGTCCGCTAACTACTTATGCTGGCCCTGCAAGTCCAGGCGTTGGACAATATAGACCTACACCGGGTAAATTTGCACCGGGTATAGATGTAGAATGGGGAAATGTGAAACCATTTATTTTAAAAAGCTCAAAGCAGTTCCTGCCTGAGGCGCCTCCTGCTATTGGCAGCGACGAGTACAAAAAAGCTTTAGCCGAGGTAAAAGATATTGGTGAAATTAAAAGTACAACCCGTACCGAAGACCAAACACATATAGCGCAATTTTATAAACAGGATGCTGAGTTAACAGTTAATGAAGGTGCGCGTTTACTGGCTATAAATAATGGTACCTCGCTTGAAAAAAATGCCTTAATATTTGTTTTGGTTGATATTGCTGAAGCTGACGCGAGGATAGAAGTTTGGGGCGGTAAATACGGTTACTTGTTCTGGAGACCGGTTACAGCTTTAAATGCCGATAGTACAGGCACGGTAAAATCATACGCTAAATGGACTCCATTGATCAATACGCCGGCGCATCCAAGTTATCCAAGTGGGCACAGCGCTACCATTGCTGCCGGTTATGATGTACTTAAAGCCTTTTATGGCGATAATAACAAACTGGAACTGCATACAACAACCGCAGGTGAACCAACACGTCTGGTAGAATCACTAAGCAAAGTAGAGTGGGAGAACGGTTACAGCCGTATATATGGCGGTATTCATTATCCTTTTGAAAATACTGCAGCTCAAAACATTGGCCATAAAATAGCTGCTTATACCTTAACTAATGGACCTAAACTGATAAAAGATTAG
- a CDS encoding TfoX/Sxy family protein — MAYSERLTNIIREVFADLPDVEEKKMFRGVCFMVNGKMCICISDDNLLCRVGPDIFEEALEKDGTHTMVNNGRTMKGFVYVSEDVLQKRSDFDYWINNSLAFNKFAKASKPKHKK, encoded by the coding sequence ATGGCTTATAGTGAGCGCCTAACCAATATTATTAGAGAAGTTTTTGCCGACCTGCCGGATGTTGAAGAGAAGAAAATGTTCCGCGGGGTTTGTTTTATGGTGAATGGCAAAATGTGTATTTGTATAAGTGATGATAACCTTTTATGTCGTGTTGGGCCCGATATTTTTGAAGAAGCTCTTGAAAAAGACGGCACCCATACTATGGTTAATAATGGCCGAACAATGAAAGGTTTTGTGTATGTTAGCGAAGATGTACTTCAAAAAAGGTCGGATTTTGATTACTGGATAAATAATTCGCTTGCGTTTAATAAATTCGCCAAAGCCTCAAAACCAAAGCACAAAAAGTAA
- a CDS encoding penicillin-binding protein 1A: MFRRIKNRFLRYFVIFIYFVILFFCAIELNFLNLFGYSPDMQDIRNPSMSVGSQVYTADGKLIGQYYRENRSPVEFNKISPNLVNALIATEDVRFYHHHGVDFYSFFTSILSTAKGDKRGGSTITQQLAKNLFETRKKKSQGFIKHIPFVRTLVYKCKEWLTAFKIEHVYSKQEILTLYLNTVPFGNNTFGIKTATLKYFDKTPDQVNPAEAATLIGMLKATSTYNPINNPDRSLDRRNTVLSQMEKNGYLNKADYDANVAKPIGLNLSYVDDESNGDSYLREAVERWLKKWLKDNDYDLYTDGLKIYTTIDSRLQQYAEEAVAEKMKMLQKRFDNVWGTKNPWRDFSGNEIKDFVLKSEENLPIYKILDRKFHGDSVQIKKYFETKKRMTVFTWNGEKDTTFSSVDSIRYYARILNTGMMTIEPSTGMIKDWVGGIDYKYFNYDHVNQAKRQAGSTFKPFAYVTALDNGFTPCDKFTDKPVTIKYIDNGKQEVWQPNNADFRFSYQEMSLRWAMGKSVNSITAQLTEQVGWDKIVQYAHKLGIESPLKSVPSVSLGSNDVSVYEMVRAYSTFLNKGSKIDPLLVTKITDQDGNVLQEFTLKTEKVLSEETAWLMLYMFRGGMEEPGGTSQALWEYPGLWKKESNQIGGKTGTSSHYVDGWYMGITKDLVTGVWVGADDRSVHFKDSETGEGSHTALPIFARFMEKVYADPKSGYTPGPFPKPWVKITKEYDCPSPRISADTTATDSLGDTPADTTMTAPAVKTPSQDKPDSKPPGQEE, from the coding sequence ATGTTCAGACGTATTAAAAACCGATTTCTCAGGTATTTTGTTATTTTTATCTATTTTGTAATTCTGTTTTTCTGTGCAATAGAATTAAACTTCCTTAATCTTTTTGGCTACTCTCCTGATATGCAGGATATTAGAAACCCATCCATGTCGGTAGGCTCACAGGTATATACTGCTGATGGAAAACTGATAGGTCAGTATTACCGGGAAAACCGTTCTCCCGTTGAGTTCAATAAGATATCACCAAACTTGGTAAACGCCTTAATTGCAACTGAAGATGTACGCTTTTACCATCACCACGGCGTTGATTTTTATTCATTTTTCACCAGCATTCTATCAACCGCAAAAGGTGATAAACGGGGAGGCAGTACAATTACCCAACAATTAGCAAAAAACCTTTTCGAAACACGTAAAAAGAAATCGCAAGGCTTTATAAAGCATATTCCTTTTGTACGTACACTGGTATATAAATGTAAGGAATGGCTTACCGCATTTAAAATTGAACACGTTTATTCAAAACAGGAAATACTTACGCTTTACCTGAATACTGTGCCGTTCGGCAATAATACATTTGGTATAAAAACAGCCACACTAAAGTATTTTGATAAAACTCCCGATCAGGTTAACCCTGCCGAAGCTGCAACATTGATAGGTATGCTTAAAGCAACATCAACCTATAACCCAATTAATAACCCCGATCGTTCGTTAGACAGGCGCAATACCGTTTTAAGCCAGATGGAAAAGAACGGTTATTTAAATAAAGCTGATTACGATGCTAATGTAGCTAAACCTATCGGCCTTAATTTAAGCTATGTTGACGATGAATCGAATGGCGACTCCTACCTGCGCGAAGCAGTGGAAAGATGGCTTAAAAAATGGTTAAAGGATAACGATTATGACCTTTATACCGATGGTTTAAAGATCTACACTACCATCGATTCACGCTTACAGCAATACGCCGAAGAAGCAGTTGCCGAAAAAATGAAAATGCTGCAAAAACGCTTTGATAATGTATGGGGTACAAAAAACCCATGGCGCGATTTCAGCGGTAACGAGATCAAAGATTTTGTGTTAAAATCTGAGGAGAATTTACCTATTTATAAAATTCTGGACAGGAAATTCCACGGTGATTCTGTACAGATCAAAAAATACTTCGAGACTAAAAAGAGAATGACTGTATTTACCTGGAATGGTGAAAAAGACACTACATTCTCTAGTGTTGACTCTATCAGATACTACGCCCGTATTTTAAATACAGGTATGATGACCATTGAACCATCAACCGGAATGATAAAAGACTGGGTTGGCGGTATTGATTATAAATACTTTAATTATGATCACGTAAACCAGGCAAAACGCCAGGCGGGATCAACATTTAAGCCTTTTGCTTATGTAACCGCCCTGGATAATGGCTTTACCCCTTGCGATAAATTTACCGATAAGCCAGTAACCATAAAATATATTGATAACGGAAAACAAGAGGTGTGGCAACCAAACAACGCCGACTTCCGTTTTAGTTATCAAGAGATGTCATTACGCTGGGCTATGGGTAAATCAGTAAATTCAATTACCGCGCAGTTAACCGAACAGGTTGGCTGGGATAAGATTGTGCAATATGCGCACAAACTGGGTATTGAAAGTCCGCTGAAATCCGTACCATCGGTATCATTAGGTTCAAATGATGTATCTGTCTATGAAATGGTGCGCGCTTATAGCACATTCCTGAATAAAGGTTCAAAGATAGATCCCTTACTGGTAACCAAGATCACTGATCAAGATGGTAACGTATTACAGGAATTTACCTTAAAAACCGAGAAAGTTTTAAGTGAAGAAACCGCATGGCTGATGCTATATATGTTCAGGGGCGGTATGGAAGAACCGGGTGGTACATCACAGGCTTTATGGGAGTATCCGGGTCTGTGGAAAAAAGAGAGTAATCAAATAGGTGGTAAGACCGGTACATCATCGCATTATGTTGATGGCTGGTACATGGGTATCACCAAGGATCTGGTTACCGGAGTTTGGGTTGGTGCTGATGACCGCAGCGTTCACTTTAAAGATTCAGAAACCGGCGAAGGATCGCATACCGCATTGCCGATTTTTGCAAGATTTATGGAGAAAGTCTATGCTGATCCAAAATCAGGCTATACCCCAGGGCCATTTCCTAAACCATGGGTAAAGATCACCAAGGAATATGATTGCCCTTCACCAAGGATCTCAGCTGATACAACTGCAACAGATAGTTTGGGTGACACACCTGCAGATACAACAATGACAGCACCTGCAGTAAAAACACCATCGCAAGATAAACCCGACAGCAAACCACCCGGGCAGGAAGAATGA
- a CDS encoding GH92 family glycosyl hydrolase → MKLIPRFLLVIALLFSIIFQSSAQKKRDYTQLVDPFIGTGGHGHTFPGAVRPFGMVQLSPDTRLGTWDGCSGYYYADTVIYGFSHTHLSGTGIPDYCDVLFMPTTGEPKFKNTDYLSGFKKKNESATPGYYKTLLDKYNIGVELTATTRVGVHRYTYPSTHEANIIIDLQHRDEVLESWIEVVNDHEIRGLRRSRSWASNQYVYFYAKFSKPFKTYGIAVDDQLQPGKTKAEGKNIKMYIQFNNPGEVISKVGISDVSAEGALKNLDAEVPDFDFKKVQHDAKIAWNTELSKIDVQGGAPTASTQMGMQPVAASTAERHKPKAVMVDYIKEKQVTFYTALYHCMIAPNIYNDVDGQYRGMDNRIHTAQGFNYYTVFSLWDTYRAEDPLFNLIDRKRTLDFVKSFLAMYEQGGLLPIWPLASSETYCMVGNHSIPVIVDAYMKGINGFDTEEALTAMKSAVNRTQFGLDSYRNNGVTLADDEPESVSKTLEYAIDDWCIAQMAKSMGKQQDYNEFIKRAQYWKNNFNDQNGFMQARTNGGWYTPFDPTELNNNYTEGNSWQYSFLVPQDVQGLIERMGGKDKFEAKLDELFTTSSKLTGKDVSDVTGLIGQYAHGDEPSHHMAYLYNFTDSPDKTQYYINKILNEEYSPNPDGLSGNEDCGQMSAWYVMSSLGIYNTMPGQQQFQIGMPQFDKTVLSLENGKKFTIINSGQGISRSNIYLQGINLNKQAYNKSFIEYNTIMNGGEFEVFTGKLPNKMFEEGLEKPTSLITDNLLVSNPYIIAPAKTFKKPFNVEIGTTDKDAQIYYTLDGSPPSSSSARYSTPISISANTTVKAISIKNGKSSFVSTAVFTKIRDDIKLTLINKYLDQYKDQGDNTLINGLYGKDNWQLGNWQGFQGNDLVAILDFGQVKPVNKISLGTLQDTGSWVVFPQYVQYWSSDDGKNYKLLATVNNKVDIKDTKVQIQQFKADLNTNARYIKVVAKQYGPLPEWHEAKGNQSYIFADEITVE, encoded by the coding sequence ATGAAACTGATACCCCGTTTTCTGTTGGTAATCGCTTTACTCTTCTCAATCATATTTCAATCATCGGCACAAAAAAAGAGAGACTATACACAATTAGTTGATCCTTTTATTGGCACAGGTGGCCACGGGCATACTTTTCCGGGCGCTGTAAGGCCCTTTGGTATGGTACAATTGAGTCCGGATACAAGATTAGGCACCTGGGACGGGTGTTCAGGATATTATTATGCGGATACCGTAATTTACGGATTTTCGCATACACACCTTAGTGGTACAGGCATACCTGATTATTGCGATGTGCTATTCATGCCTACTACCGGCGAGCCTAAATTTAAGAATACCGATTATCTTTCAGGCTTTAAAAAGAAGAATGAAAGTGCCACACCGGGTTATTATAAAACACTTTTAGATAAGTATAATATCGGCGTTGAGCTAACCGCTACAACACGTGTTGGCGTTCACCGTTATACTTATCCATCAACTCATGAAGCCAATATTATTATTGATCTGCAACACCGTGATGAAGTTTTAGAATCATGGATAGAAGTAGTTAATGATCATGAGATCCGTGGGCTGCGCCGTTCAAGATCATGGGCCAGTAATCAATATGTTTATTTCTATGCTAAATTTTCAAAACCATTTAAAACTTATGGCATAGCGGTTGATGACCAGCTGCAACCCGGTAAAACCAAAGCAGAAGGTAAAAACATCAAAATGTATATCCAGTTTAATAATCCCGGCGAAGTAATATCCAAGGTGGGTATATCTGATGTAAGTGCCGAAGGCGCGTTAAAGAACCTCGATGCCGAGGTGCCTGATTTCGACTTTAAAAAAGTTCAGCATGATGCCAAAATAGCGTGGAATACTGAGCTGTCAAAAATAGATGTACAAGGCGGCGCCCCTACTGCATCAACACAAATGGGTATGCAGCCTGTTGCAGCAAGTACCGCTGAAAGGCATAAACCCAAAGCTGTAATGGTTGATTATATTAAAGAGAAGCAGGTTACTTTTTATACTGCCCTGTATCATTGCATGATAGCGCCTAATATTTATAATGATGTTGACGGCCAATACCGGGGAATGGATAACAGGATACACACCGCGCAAGGCTTTAATTATTATACCGTGTTTTCATTATGGGATACTTATCGAGCCGAAGACCCATTGTTTAACCTTATCGACCGTAAAAGAACACTTGACTTTGTAAAATCATTTTTGGCGATGTACGAACAGGGTGGCTTATTGCCTATATGGCCTTTAGCTTCAAGCGAAACTTATTGTATGGTGGGCAATCACTCCATTCCGGTTATTGTTGATGCTTATATGAAGGGCATTAATGGCTTTGATACCGAGGAAGCATTAACAGCCATGAAATCAGCCGTAAACCGCACCCAGTTTGGTTTAGATAGCTACCGTAATAATGGAGTTACATTAGCTGATGATGAGCCCGAATCAGTATCAAAAACACTAGAGTATGCAATTGACGACTGGTGTATAGCCCAAATGGCCAAATCGATGGGTAAGCAACAGGATTATAACGAATTCATTAAACGTGCCCAATACTGGAAAAACAATTTTAACGATCAGAATGGATTTATGCAGGCCCGTACAAATGGCGGCTGGTATACTCCTTTTGATCCTACCGAACTTAACAATAATTACACGGAGGGCAACTCATGGCAATATTCATTTTTAGTTCCGCAGGATGTACAAGGGTTAATTGAGCGTATGGGTGGCAAGGATAAATTTGAAGCAAAACTGGATGAGTTGTTTACTACAAGTTCAAAACTTACGGGTAAGGATGTATCAGATGTAACCGGACTTATCGGCCAGTATGCGCATGGCGATGAGCCAAGCCATCATATGGCCTATTTATATAATTTCACCGACTCGCCCGATAAAACACAATATTACATCAACAAAATATTGAACGAAGAATACAGTCCGAACCCTGATGGCTTGTCAGGCAATGAGGATTGCGGGCAAATGTCGGCGTGGTATGTGATGAGTTCATTGGGTATTTATAATACTATGCCTGGTCAGCAGCAATTCCAGATCGGTATGCCGCAATTTGATAAAACGGTTCTCAGTCTTGAGAATGGTAAAAAGTTCACCATCATCAATTCAGGCCAGGGCATTAGCCGCTCAAACATTTACTTGCAAGGCATAAACCTGAATAAACAGGCATATAACAAGAGCTTTATAGAGTATAACACCATTATGAATGGGGGCGAATTTGAAGTCTTTACAGGCAAACTACCTAACAAGATGTTTGAAGAAGGATTGGAAAAACCAACTTCATTAATTACTGACAACCTGCTTGTATCTAATCCTTACATAATAGCACCTGCAAAAACATTTAAAAAACCATTTAATGTTGAGATAGGAACTACCGATAAAGACGCGCAAATTTATTACACGCTTGATGGGTCGCCACCATCATCAAGCTCAGCACGTTATTCCACTCCTATTTCAATTTCTGCTAATACAACTGTTAAGGCCATATCTATAAAAAATGGCAAATCAAGTTTTGTAAGCACTGCTGTTTTTACTAAAATACGGGATGATATAAAACTCACGCTGATAAATAAATATTTGGATCAGTATAAGGATCAGGGCGATAATACATTGATTAACGGCCTATATGGTAAAGATAACTGGCAATTGGGTAACTGGCAGGGCTTTCAAGGGAATGACCTTGTTGCCATACTTGATTTTGGACAGGTAAAACCAGTGAACAAGATCAGTTTAGGCACATTACAGGATACAGGCTCATGGGTAGTTTTTCCACAGTATGTTCAATATTGGTCATCAGATGATGGCAAAAACTACAAACTACTGGCAACGGTTAACAATAAGGTTGATATAAAAGACACGAAAGTGCAAATCCAGCAGTTTAAAGCTGATCTGAATACAAATGCACGCTATATTAAAGTAGTAGCCAAACAATATGGGCCGCTGCCGGAGTGGCATGAGGCCAAAGGCAATCAATCCTACATTTTTGCTGATGAAATAACAGTAGAATAA